A window of the Dunckerocampus dactyliophorus isolate RoL2022-P2 chromosome 21, RoL_Ddac_1.1, whole genome shotgun sequence genome harbors these coding sequences:
- the LOC129174278 gene encoding phospholipid phosphatase-related protein type 4 isoform X4: MIGEAILFCCLSRRKSCAGAEANINAAGCNFNSFIRRAIRFVGVHAFGLCATALVTDILQLMTGYPAPYFLTVCKPNYTTLSMSCEHNSYVMEDICSGLDSAAINRGRKSFPSQHATLASFAAVYVSMYFNSTLTDSSKLLKPLLVFSFIICAIICGLTRIIQYKNHAIDVYLGFLIGGAIALYLGLYAVGNFLPSEESSTSSPSQPHCPSCSFPHISQEAVLHHHLQMKASLSGEARISSSQSEGLLHRALPQQNAEESLKCPTRDADGIPSHSPRSKDTVATFSHTLPRVHTPQAIAAYEEAARRHAATLNHASMDSSRSKQLLSQWKSKNSHKSTLQVPDCFLPSGDLSSVPPAQHPHYHGSMEVRSSSEPSAVSLDASFEAHAFMSKLATGASSTLPSNCSGITGGARMLMQPRPGSSQLVHIPEESHENYHNTSPRAVGGGSEGGSAGESTVQANWQRAAEKTTQPRIVQVIAMSKQQGLLQTHSRSLDESSTVGSSQGSAHYRALTDKEPSSTTGPSSLASATGSISGSTGAIVRIEAHPENHKPVIQAPSTDGSGSWRWRSLDHGNGAAAVGPAATGSGILRQSFDLNDLNRDSESSDSIREGSIDRKRSNHVVTSAGTVSTPPVVAVQTSQAGIAEQKHHNQSLSTIRVTPGDGGGSGDTAPEILSATSSRESTLRRKGHNVILIPERGSSPDITRNVFYKGTSMPNKE, from the exons AAGCAAACATCAACGCAGCCGGCTGCAACTTCAACTCCTTCATACGAAGAGCTATACGTTTTGTTG GTGTTCATGCGTTTGGTCTTTGTGCCACAGCCCTGGTGACGGACATCCTTCAGCTGATGACAGGCTACCCAGCGCCGTACTTCCTAACCGTGTGCAAACCCAACTACACGACTCTTAGCATGAGCTGTGAACACAACTCTTACGTCATGGAGGATATCTGCTCAGGCTTGGATTCTGCTGCCATCAATCGGGGCAG AAAATCCTTCCCATCCCAGCACGCTACTCTGGCATCGTTTGCTGCTGTCTACGTTTCG ATGTACTTCAACAGCACTCTGACCGACTCTTCCAAGCTGCTCAAGCCTCTGTTGGTGTTCTCCTTCATCATCTGTGCCATCATCTGTGGTCTGACCCGCATCATTCAGTACAAGAACCATGCCATCGATGTCTATCTGGGGTTCCTCATTGGTGGAGCCATTGCTCTCTACCTG GGTTTGTACGCAGTTGGAAATTTCCTCCCTAGCGAGGAGTCCAGCACCAGTTCCCCTTCCCAGCCCCACTGCCCCTCCTGTTCCTTTCCCCACATCAGCCAAGAGGCCGTCCTCCATCATCACCTCCAAATGAAAGCCAGCCTTTCTGGGGAGGCGAGAATTAGCAGCTCTCAATCTGAAGGTCTTCTCCATCGAGCTCTTCCACAGCAGAATGCTGAAGAGAGCCTGAAGTGCCCAACCAGAGATGCAGATGGGATCCCCTCCCACAGCCCACGGAGCAAAGACACCGTGGCCACCTTTAGCCACACCCTTCCTCGTGTCCACACACCGCAGGCCATCGCGGCATACGAGGAAGCGGCAAGACGTCACGCCGCCACCCTCAACCACGCCTCCATGGATTCCAGTCGTTCCAAGCAGCTTCTGTCCCAGTGGAAAagtaaaaacagccacaagtcCACCCTCCAGGTGCCTGACTGCTTCTTACCCTCAGGAGACTTGTCATCCGTTCCGCCCGCTCAGCACCCTCATTACCACGGCAGCATGGAGGTCCGATCCAGCTCGGAACCATCAGCTGTGAGCCTGGATGCCAGCTTTGAAGCACATGCTTTCATGTCCAAACTGGCCACAGGAGCGAGTAGCACGTTGCCCAGCAACTGCAGCGGCATAACCGGAGGAGCTCGGATGTTGATGCAGCCTCGACCCGGGTCTTCACAACTGGTCCACATACCTGAAGAATCCCATGAAAATTACCACAATACCTCCCCAAGGGCAGTAGGGGGAGGGAGCGAGGGCGGCTCTGCAGGAGAAAGCACAGTTCAGGCGAACTGGCAAAGGGCAGCTGAGAAGACAACCCAACCACGGATCGTTCAGGTGATCGCTATGTCCAAGCAGCAGGGTCTCCTTCAGACTCACTCCAGGAGCTTGGATGAGAGCAGCACGGTGGGAAGCTCGCAGGGCTCGGCTCACTACAGGGCTCTTACGGACAAGGAACCCAGTAGCACCACGGGACCCAGCTCGCTGGCCAGTGCCACAGGAAGTATTTCAGGGAGCACTGGAGCAATTGTCCGAATAGAGGCGCACCCTGAAAACCACAAACCAGTCATCCAAGCTCCGTCTACCGATGGAAGTGGATCATGGCGGTGGCGGTCTCTGGATCACGGCAATGGCGCTGCTGCTGTCGGGCCTGCtgcaacaggaagtggaattcTTAGGCAGTCCTTTGACCTGAATGATCTCAATAGAGACTCTGAAAGCTCCGACTCTATACGAGAAGGGTCTATCGACAGGAAGCGTTCCAATCACGTCGTTACCAGCGCTGGCACGGTTAGCACACCACCCGTAGTTGCTGTCCAAACCAGCCAAGCTGGGATCGCAGAGCAGAAGCACCACAATCAGAGCCTCTCCACCATCAGGGTTACTCCAGGAGATGGTGGAGGCAGCGGCGATACGGCTCCAGAGATACTCTCAGCCACCTCTAGTCGTGAATCAACGCTACGGAGAAAAGGCCATAATGTCATCCTGATTCCAGAGAGAGGAAGCAGCCCAGATATCACTCGAAATGTTTTCTACAAGGGAACATCCATGCCCAACAAGGAGTAA